A segment of the Aptenodytes patagonicus chromosome 3, bAptPat1.pri.cur, whole genome shotgun sequence genome:
TCTCCTTTCGGTGCTCTCGACCTGGGGAAACCTCcctgcctagacctctctccagCCTCAAAGAAGAGGCAAAGCCCCCCACATTTCCCAGGAGGCAGCCACGCAAGGCTGTCCATGAGCTGCTGGACCCTAAGAAGCCCACGCTGGCTGCACGACACAGCTGAAGCTCTGATCAGTGTGACACTGCTGGGCTTGGGATGGCTCTGCTGTGGCTTCAGTATTTGCTCTTGCATCTCCCCAAGGGGAACTGCAGGTGCTCCGGTCTGCCTGGGGTTTTCTGGACTGACTCACCGATGCGGCGCTGTTGAGCTGGTAGTAAAGCGGCGAGTTGGGGCTTAACTCAGATCTGATGGTCGCGTTGGCTTGCAAGACAGCAGCGCTCAAGTACAGAATGGCTGTGGCGCCGTGGTACAAACTGTCCTGCAAAACAAGGGAGCGGAGAGGATCAAAGCCTGCCCAGGACTGTCCTCCTCTGATTCGCCCTGAGGACGAGGTCCATCCTCTGCACATGCGAGTGCTCGAACGGGACGGACACACCCAGACAGGGGCTGGGACCAAACCCTCGTAACCGTGCCGAACCCTCCCCTGTGCCCAGGCAGCACCCATGGCATAGCACAGCTTCGCTCGGCATTTCCAGTCaaggcaaaaggaggaaaaagggctGGCGGTTTGCAGAAGGGCCGGCAGCTGGCCAGCTAACCCATCGCCAGCCACGGTGGTCTTGCACCCACACTGCTGCTGCCAACATCTGCCGGTGTCCCAGCCCCTTCTTACCAGCACTTTCCAGTTCTCGCTGTTTTTGTGAAAGCCCAAGAGGTAGCTtaagaggagcagcagggagatgagGCAGGAGCTGAGGGACACGTACATcacccatccctgcagcagcGGGAAGGAGACGGAGGTAGCAGCGACAAGGATCCACACCCAGGTCCCGCAGAGCTGCCGGGGACAAACACAGGCACCTCCGATGAGTGTGGGATGGGgaaagccccttctcctccccgaGTCCCTCCTCACCTCCCTCCTGGGCTGGCCCCAGCAGCCGTGGGAAGCCCTGTGTCTTTGGGCAGCGCGGACCAGCCTCCCGGAGCATCCCGGCAAGACAGCAGCACTGCAAGCTGGCACAAGATTCCCTGAACGCTCTTGGGAAATACTTCAAAAAGTGTCTTACAAAAGGGAAAGGTTTGCTGCCATGTTTGACGCAAGGAAACATCTCACCCCAGGGACTTTGGTGGAGAAGCcagaaaatgtgcttttatcTGGGAAAGGTGAACGGCCGCATCGCCCTAGCCCTGCCCGCTTGTTAATCTCCTGGGCTTGAAATCGTGGCACGAGGAAGTCTCCTCCTGACTCCACACACCAGCCCAGAGTGAGTCCCTCGCTCTGGATCCACCTAAAATATTTACCATGCACAAATAGCACACGGGGTTATCTGGATAAGCTCACGCCACCCTGTGCTGCTTCAGCTTCGGTGGATGAAACTCCCTCAGATTTGCAGCGGGGAGCTGAGCTCGTCGGCACGGGCAGCTCACGGCAAAGCCCAGCCACAGCGATTGCGCCCGTGGAGCGTGGGTGGTGTGCGTCGCCAGCACTGTGTCACGTGTCAAAGTACACCAGCGGTTATCTCGGCCAGTCCCACCAGATGCCCTCTGGACCCAGAAGCAATTGAAAGATTCATGGAATGTCACGTTACAAGACACCCAACTGCCTTCAAGCCCTTGGAAAGACTTAATACAGAGAATGAAACTCCCTTGATTTTCAAGCAATTTCTATGCGATAACTAGAGCTGCTTCTGCTCCGGAGGCACCGGCAGCTCTtcagcctctcccagccccagggcagccgGTGACCCCCGCACGGGCTCTGGGATGGAGCTGGAACGTATCTTGTCTTCAAACTGTTCCAAAAAAAACACATCACAAAGACCACCTTTGTGCATTCAGTATAAGCTAAAAGACATTATTTCCCATTAATGCTGTCTTCAGGATCGTTTTGGGGGCTGCCCCCTGATTTTTAGGTTCGCTAGAGCCATTAGTGGGGTGCTGTAACGCCGCAAAGCTCGGCATACTCACTATCTCCGGTAGCATGAACGCGTAGGGGATGGTCTTGAAGACGGCGGGTCCGGAGGGCAAGGCAGGCTGACTGGAGGCCGCAGGGCCACACACCGAGGCCATCTCTTCCAGCTGATGCCACGACCGCTCTGGCTCAGCTCCGCTCACATTTGTCTGCGCCGTGCCGCTCCCGTGCAGGGTTTTAACCGACACACCCGCAGGGACGTAATCACAGAAACCAGCCCAGGCTGGCACCACGCTGCTTCCTCCGGCTGAAGGAGACCTCAGGAGCCCTCCGGTTATTGCGGCTGACTTCACACACCCTGCTGCCAACACTGGGACGGGAGAGCAGCAGgaccccggccccgccaccggcACACAATCAATTCAAGGTCTTTaatgagaggggaaaggaaaaaaatcctacacCACGCCGGGGGAGAAACGTTTCCTGCAATCAATTTTTGTCCTTGGCATACTTTCAagcctgaaatgtttttgcttttgttgcctCCTCCCTTTTCTGTTCAGGTTTCTGCTCTGTGTTCACGTCAGACTCCCCCACACCCACCGGGCACGTCCAGCCTTTGAAAACTTGCAGCCAAACATTTTTTACAGGTAACTCAACACACTGATAAAAGACAGGAGGGTTTGCCCGCGTGCTCCTAAGTGCCCAGAAAGGTCTGAAGGACAGCTACCGGGACAGCTTTGATTTCTACCTCCTGGCAGATGCGCTTTGGATTCGACAAGTACACacagttttttccccagaggactCTGCCTCACGCCATAACTCACCGATAACTGGTGAAGGTGGCATCTCTGCCTCGTGGCCTAGTGAAGTCATTCTGTCCTCTCTAACTCAGGCAATactctgcagcaggaggaggacgaTATCCTGGTAAGATATCGTATCCCTCTGTTAGGAGAGCCAAGTGATGCCCTAGGAATTTGGCTTCTATGCCGAGCGCTTGCGCAATACAGAGCAACAAATCCATGGTGTTTCTTATTGTCCAAGCCCCTCCTAGGCCGGGGGCAAGTGCTTTGTGGCATTTCTGGAGGCTCCAGTTTACAAATGCTGTCGGTGGGAGCTGGCTTCGGGCTCCATGCAGCGTGCCCTGGTCTTTGAAAgatcttattttaaaacatttcacacCAGACAAAACTGGCTCGGACTTAAATCCACGTGTGACTCGGTGCCCGCCTACCTCGTCGGACACGGTGGCAACGTAGCTGTCACCGTGCAGAAAGCATCCAGAGACTCCAGCACAACAGAGAAATGGGATTAATAGCTTCCCGCTGGGAGCGGGCAGCACATATGGCCTGTGGTTACAAACTGCTCAGGGAAAAGCAGCCTTTAACGTCCTGGTCCACCTGAGGAATACCCCACAGCTCATCAGCCTGCCCTAGAAAGTCAGCACAGAGGGAGCTACCGTATGGCGTGGCCATGCGCCAGGGAAACACAGCATGCCCTGAATTCTCACCAGCTTCCAGTCGTATTAGGTGGGTCAAGCACATTCCTGTGAATAACCCAACCCTTTCCtgagtgggaaagaaaaacagtaaaacagtcTAAATACGGAGCAACCTGCTGGCCACTGATTGGACAAGAAATGATTTTCTTTCCGAACCTGGCTGACCTTGCTCAGCAGCATTCTTAAAGATCATTGCTATTTTCCTTGCCTGTTACCACTCTGCTGGGGTAGTGTGACAAAGAGTCTTTTGTTCATCCTGattaaaacaaaactggaaattaATTGGAAGCTGCATGAGAGGAGAAAAGCGCTGCCTCAGCATTTGCTCCGCTTAGGCAAAATACGACACTTGATGTGGCTACAACAGGTACGTGTAGCAACAGACAACCACAGCCTTGTCTAACATTGCAAAgtcaaaaatttaaaatataatttccattAGTTCAACTGGTAAAATAATTTTAGTCTCTCAAAATGTTAGTGTTAAACGTGTTAAAATATTCATTACAATTCAGATAGTACACGGTTTCTCTTTGGTAAGaatttatttatattgttacTCCATTGTTATATAGCCTGAATTGTTCTTCTATAATCCATTCATACACCAGGATTGTTTTTCCTCGTTTCTCCTAAGAAATCGTAAGACAGCTCTGCGATATCAAAGGCTTTGTGAGTGTTCTCTGACGACAGCAGATACTGAAGCGCACCATCATTCTCTCGGCTCTTTTCCAAAAAGTCAGCAATCACCTTCCAGCGAGATGCTTCCGACTCTTCCTCAGCCCACTTGTAGTCGGGGAGGAAGGTGGACTGGAGGAGAGGGAAGACAGAGTCGTGGTACACCAGGACAAACAGAGACTTCAGAAATTCTTGATCTCTCTGCAGAGAAGagtatttgaaaatacttcaGTGCAAATACGCCAACAGTGTTGCCAAGCACTTCTACAGAAGTATTGTAcataggggggggaaaaaaaaaagacaagaaaacattcAACTAACCCCCGGTTCCCACGATAACAACGGGAAGAGATTTGACCTTCCTAAACAAACATCAGTTAGCTCAGATGAGCCTCAAACTCACCACCAAGAACTACGCTACATAAACTATAGATCGACAAATCTCTTCTCCGACCCACCTACTTTTCCAAAAACGACAAAGAGCAGCGGTATGCAGCCAGACCCTGCCAGCGTTACCACAAAACGGCAACCTGTACAACAGTCACCGAGAGCCCTTTGCTCACGGGGTATTTGTATTTCTGCCTAAAAACACCAGTGTGTGACAACAGCCTCTGCAGGTACAGACTGAGACTGCCACGGCTGCCGGGGAAGTGCCACATCCTCCCCGCCTTGGAAGCCGAAACTCCACTCGTTTCTCTACTGCCCTAGACGGAGAGTTGCAACAATCCCACGCTCCTCGCAGCGCATGGCTCTTACAGTGCGACCTTACCTCCTGCTAAGTACTGTTATTTCACACTTTGACAGGACATTCTGTGTGTGGCGAGTATTGTACCCTCCCCTGTAAAGACCAGTTTGCAAACCCCAGAGACTAAGAATCAGCCTGGTCAGTTATCAAACACCGAAAGATCCCGACCACTCTAACTAGACAAGATTTGTGTGCCTCATTTTCCACACGCACACTAgaaaaaccccttcatgcaagaAGAACACACACGGAGCTCTGCCTCCTGGAAAACTCACTGACCACCGAGACTCTTCCAGAAATGTGAGCGCTGTGACTGGCGTTGAACAGTTCACGCCTCAGCAGGAGATTTAGCAGCTAAGCATCATATAACCATGCAAGAAGGAGTAAGAATTGGCCAGGCAGCAATCCTACCATGGGAGTGGCACATGACAAATCAGGTAAAACTGGATGGTTCTGGGATACCAAGGAGTTACTAATTCTTTGAGCAGATCAGCTTTCATTTTGGATGAATGGCCTTGAAAAAGCGATTCTAACTcaacagcattttgttttgtttgcataaaTGGGGAGATCTCCTTGTGTATCTATTCAGCAGCACGCACAATGAATGAAAtagcctgctgctgctcccaagTGAAGTGTCTTGGATGAAGAGCCAATGCCTTTCTCATTCAGTTACCTACAGCTTCTCTTTGTCCAGAGGATAGGAGGTAGGGCAAGGTAGGGGTAAGCCTGGTGACATGGCCAATTCAGTTCTTCTCCAGCTGTCTACACGCCAAAATGGGAGGCTACAACTGTCTGAGGTAGGGAGATTCGCAGAATTTGGGGGCCTTTTTCCAGGCAGACGGCGGGAGGACTGGAGCCCGGAGGTTGGAGGAGGAGAGATTATTTTGTGGACATGCACGGCCCCTTTTGTACCAGTGGAAAGCTTTTACCAGTGAAGTATTGGAAGCACATCGTGAAAGGGAGCCACGCTTTGGGTATGAACCTGTAATAGCTTCCCCGCTAACAACCACATACAAACACTGAGACGAGAAGTTACAAGTTAATTTCATATTCCTTCTTCTCCTAGTTTACTGTTATAAATATGGGTCAGAAATGTTAAGAACTGCATTTAGTGTATCTACATTTTCTACATAAACGTATAGTGAGAGGAAAAGTTAACTAGCAGGAACGCTGACAGAAAGCTTCTAGTCCGAATTAGACTGAATATATGTCAGAGAAAAACCTGTAATTTATTACCTTCTCAGATCTCTTCAATGTTCTTTCTCTGTCTGCCCAAGCActctaaaatgaaatgaaatgaaaggtaAAATCAGACTGAGATTGTGGAGATCTAAAGCAATTCCATTTTTAGCTGCAAAAATCTCTCTCGCGGCAGTCCCGCAGTAGTTTAAGCTCCTGTTGCAGTCCCACTTTCCTCACACTCCCCATTCCTCCCTTGTGCCAGCTGAGTTGATTTAAGCAAACAGCCATTCCACCAACTTCTACAGATGCGAGGATTTGGAGATTTGAAATTATCAGAGCTATATAAATGAAACACAGGGGATCcacttttcagaaaaatcaaaccaaggttgatttattcccccccccacCCTACAAGCATGGAGAAATACAGCCTAACCCCAAAGGCTGACAACGTCTAACAGTAGTGTCCTTCAGGCAGAAGTAACTCAGCTGCTGTTGTCTGGTACTAGGACACCTGTGAGGGACTGCAGGGTAAATACGGTGAGCACTGTCCTGCCCGTCAGAAGCCAAGTCAGCTCCTACCTATCATGAAAGCAGCACTGTCCTAGAAGCCAGACAAACATTCAGACAGCTCATCCACCTGCGCACTCTCTTGCTGCGGCTACATGGCTGGCAGTGCTCAAACTAGCCCAGTTATGTCTTTGCATCCCTTCTGCATGTACTCAAGCGTTCTCTTGCAGTTTTGAAGGCACTAAGACACAAGAGATCTGTGCTTGAAACTATTATAACTTTTCTGCTGTTTGGCTTTTCCATTTATCTTTTCACAGGATAAAAAAAGCTCAAATTTTGCAAACTATCTGGAAATCCTGACACATCAGATGTAATTGAACGCTATGTAGATAACATACCCGAAGTGCATCCATCAGGTCTGGCTGATCCACGAGTTGAGGGAAAGTCGCTAAAATAGGATTACAGAttaattctgaaacagaaaacaaacacgtTCAAGGCTAAGGAAGAAACAGGATGGTTTTCAAGGTATCAACACATCAAGGTATTCAACATATCCCCTCCCCTCAGATTATTTCAAAGGGAAAATTAGCTGTAATAGTACTCCAGAGCAGCAGGGAAAGTAGAAAAGCACTCTAACAACTGCATTCTCTGACTGTAGCAAACTCTCCGTGGCTGAGACACACACAAAACATGATTGCTGGTTTATTGGGAGAAGCCAGCAAGCAAGAGACGTTACAGATTTAACCTAGGGGTAGCTTGAggtgtttttcctcatttctgcacCTGTCTTTTTTATAAACATCTGAAATTGTGCTGCCTGATTTGGATGTCATGAATAAACACACCTTCATTCTACCTTAATCTGGCTTGCGTCGTGTGCGGTTTTAAGACAACCGGGTAACAAGTGGCATAGTAAATTTACCAAATGGGGCACGTCATCAAGCGGCATAGGTCTCCTGCGTGCCTTTCAGGTTAGCTACCGGGTAATAGCTGGGTCTCCTGAGCTGAAGAGGCCGGCTGTATGAAAATCAGGCAGGGCAGAGCGGCCTCCCCGTGACTGGCAGGAATCGAAGCTCTCTGTTACAAAGCACAGCAAATCTCAAACCCCGGTGGCGCAGGGGTCTTGTCATTATTTTAGTTAATGAGATTGCGGACATATAGAGGAATTTTGGTtcaagtgttttctttctcttgtgattttaaatatttaatgtacaCTGTTGTTCTTCATGTTGAAATTGATGGGAAGTTTAGTAAATGCTAACCATTTACTAGtaacaaaacatttcacagaagCAAGCCAGAACTGATTGCTTTTGTGAAATATAAGACATTTTAAGTTGCCTATTTCTAAAGTGATAGTTGATTTTGAAATAAGAGAAATCTTCTTTTGTTACAccagaaaaaagtagaaaatggcTACCAGAACAACTTCTGAAATGCTGGGGTAAAGCCTTTAAACCATTCCAAGTGCAGTCTGAATCCAAATGGATGCAATTTTAACTCCAGGAGAGGTCATCAGCCTGATCTATCGCCCTACATTACAAAGATCAAATCAAGTAAGTATGGCAGTTCTCAACTGGCCCTTAAAAACTaagcattttcagtttctctgtggTAAGTTTATCAAATAAAGCATTAATTTATTAAATGGTCTGACTTTCAGATACTGAAATCGGTATACTCAGAATGTATATTAAAGTTGAAGAAAATGAGGCAGGGAGTTAAGTTCTGAGCACCTTTGAAAGATGAACCTGTAATTCAGATGCCTAAGTATGGCTAAAGATCGTGAGTTAAAAACGTTAGTAAGTGCACAAGCAGATTATTTGCCATGGGAACAGATGATACATaattcagtctggagaagagacgggagaaaacaaaagaaaatcactttgcAGTACCAATATAGATTCACCTGTAGTACAGTTAAGAAGTGTAATTTTTCcatatttcaaattcattttaaaatggagaagacTAAACTATTATGGTTCTGTTGAAGGAAAGATGTGGAAGGAATAAGATAAAGAGTTGCAAAATCAGAGCAAGACACCGAGTTCTAAAACCAGAACTCTTCCCCTTCTGTCTCTCCCTGCTGCATTAGCCaataagtaaataataattaaaaaaaaaaaagaggatgacaGCCTCAATGACAAAAACATCTGCCTAATCTCTTCTGTAATTCACGAGAACACGCGTAGACTAGAAATGAATGAGTAAACCTGTGTGCATGTCTAATCTCTTGTTGCATGGGTggtgaaaaggaaacatttctcttCTAAATAACCCTTTAcctttatttacttacttattcaGAAATAACCCTTTACCTATCCGcatacgcttttttttttaaatgagaatttcacTGAAAGCACTTCATTCGTACTTCatagaaaacaaaactattcCTGTGGGGTTTGCATTCTGTTATGTGAACTGATGTCAAACAGGGCAACACATTAGCTGCGAGTTGAAATATTACTAGTTTGAAACGCAAACACCCCCAGTGGTGGTATTCACAGCAAGAGGCTGTTCTCTTTTATCAACAGGGACAACAGCTTTCTATTTGTCCCCACAACACCTGCAGACTGAAAGTTAAAGCACTGAAATCCTCTACACAGGGAGCACGACTTCCTAACCTGGTGAGATGGTCGGTCAATGCCAGCACTACCAGGAAACAAAATTCTACAAGTACCCTGTATCAGTGAGAGTTCCTCCTGCAGACCCCTGCTTTCTCTTACAAAACGGAGACTCTGGAGGGAGTCATTCTCTTTAGGAACCCGACCTTTCTCCAACACGCTCTCCGTTACCGAGTTCTTCTCCACAACAGCAATTCTTACCTGTGCTTTGCGTGCTTATTCTGTCTTTCAGGAGCGCATCACCAAGTATTTGTCGATAAAATATCAAGAGGTGGATGTAGCACATACTGCCAATTAACGTTTCTGGTAGCAAGCTATTGGGAAAATAAAGAACGTGCAGTTGAGATTTTTATTCAAAACTGCTCCTACAAAGCATTGTTCACCACAACTTGAGAGCAGTCACGGTTTCACGGAGATTATTATTAGCTCATATTGGCATCTCCCTGACTCTGTCACAACTTTTGAAGGTGCACATTGATACAGCTGTAACAGCCAGACTCTTGCTGTTGCAGTTTTCGATCTTATCTAAACTTGaggactttttgtttgttttcaacaaaATAGCTCTAGGTGTCAAACAGAGATCGAGTACAACATGCAGGTGACGTGACCCTCAGATTTTTCCATAGCCAGTGTTCCAGGGCAGGGGAACGCTTTAGATCTGTGGAACCATTCTAGGCCatctgaaatactttttcattttatggcAGCACACACAAATACTTACTTCAGGATGTCTTTTGACTGCGCACTTAATGACCTCAGTTTCACTACAAGCACAGGCTGTTTCTTGAGTGTTATAAACTGATGAAAGACACCACTGCCTGCTTAAGAAATAAATACCCGATGTGAAATCCGTCATTTTGAAAGAACATTAATTACGTTACAAGAATGGACATTTAAATTTGGCAAGAGATGTTTTGCTAAAGCTGTAATGGTTTAAGGATGGTCTAAAAACCAGGAGGAACTAAAAACATACCAACATATCAACGTGTCGTCTAACATAAGCTATTGCCTCTCTCTAGGATGGGGGATTCATAATATGCGTGGAGTAACGTGGAGGAAGTGTCCAAACCCAAAAGGTAAAGGCCTTCTATAGCTTGCAGCATGTGTCACTGGCAAATGGGCGTTACCACAGCTTCCAGAGAAGAGCCATGGCCGCCCTTGTTTAAAACACAAGCGGTCCTTCGTCTGAACCACCTCTCAGTGAAGCTTTATTCAACCCCGCAGGGAAGAACCCGTACAGATGTTCTGAGGCATATTTATGCACATGTGGAACTTGTGCATAAGTGATACGGGATTGATGATATGTGACTTGAACAGCCTGGCTTGGGAACTCTTTAGACCAGTGTAACTGCTAGCCTTGTACCATCACCCCGTAGCCAAGACGCGTTAAGTGCAGTTAAAGAAATTATTGAATACATTTATCAGAAATAATCCTCAACCTGCAGACACTGGAAATTACAGAAACATTAGCACTGGCAGATAGTTCTGAATCCCACCAGCCCCAGCGATCAACTCTCTCTCACGCAAAAGGAGAACATGCAAAAGACAACCAGGCTGCAGTGACTGCACGCTAATGAGAGCCCCAGCTGAGCACTGCACGTTGTAAAATAGGTATAGCATTTGTGGTATCATTTCATTTCTATAATGTTCATGAGAAACCACACCTCTTCTTGATATCGATGGGTCGACCTCAACGCCCCTCTCATAGGGAGTGCCACCATTTAATAGCAGCTCATACATCCTGTGAAAGAAGAGCAGCatagttaaaagaaaaagatgtaaggATATGTGTTCTCACAACCACTctctgagaaagaaagaaacttgCTATCTCAAACAAAAACTGACACGGTGCTTGAGGTTATGACTAGTAATTATGTATAGTCATTTCATATAAAATACTAAGTAACCAAACCTCAAATGATAAATTTGAAACTTGTATTACATTGGGAAACtagttaattattttaaaagaaattagcaACACTATTCTCTTCCACGTTTCACGTTCCACGTTCTCTTCCCAACATTTCTCTTACATGAAATTTAGCAATTGTTTCACTAAAATGTTTTTGAGGAGTCATCACTTAAGTATCAAATTTTAGTTATGGAAGATTTAAAATGTTGAAGAATAATGTAATCCTAGTTCTGTCAAGAGTAAGTCAGTGTTGAAGCAATCATGCAATTTCACTCTCTAGATACCATCTACTTAATAGAATAGAACAACAACGTTAGAGAGCAGATTTAGAAGAGATTTAGAGACTTACAGACCAGCAGAAGTCtcccatgttgttttttttttcccctgtaatccAAATATATTTGGAATACACATATAtctatctctctctatatatatatatttggtaaAAAACAAGTATTGCAAGTCTGATCTACGATGAATCATTTCTGTAAATGAACAGAAAGCTTTCCTACATTTAATAAAATAGAAACATgtacattttattattctttaagaTTGTTGGACCCATCAACTAATCATAAATCAGCTGCAAAATATAAGCTTATTCATACTCTCCAAGTGAATGGTAAGAGATTCATTCACAACAACTCTTACCTGCTTCCAAGTCTTAAAAACTAGGAGATTGGTTTCTACATGGGAAAGGGACATACAGCAAAGTGCGCATAAAGAAGAGCCAGAATCAAAAAGGACATTGTCACCTTCAATTTAGGTAATGATTCTATTTTATATAAACAGAACTCTAAATAACCCCCTATTAACTCAGACTTTTCCATCATTTTAAAATTccactgaagaatatttttaaacacatatTAACTTGCAACATTTCAAACCTGAACGTTGGGTCCAGGGAGCACTTTTCTCACACAAACTTAGTAGAACATACACTGGTGTGGAAGGAGGGCCAGCGTTCTCACTGACAGACCCAGTACAACCTGCACATTAGTCTGGATTACACCTGCCCCCGTCAGTGTGTGAGTATGAAATACGAACTTTACTCCTAGCCTAAAACAGATGTATATACAtaacatatataaatacagaaagaagcagagagagaaggaaaacatagTAAGCTTACTTGGAAGGAACAGGCATTCCATTAGAAgtaaaaagcttcagaaatgccCAGCCACAGCTTAGCTCTCCTCTATCACCTGTTgactagaa
Coding sequences within it:
- the MALL gene encoding MAL-like protein: MASVCGPAASSQPALPSGPAVFKTIPYAFMLPEILCGTWVWILVAATSVSFPLLQGWVMYVSLSSCLISLLLLLSYLLGFHKNSENWKVLDSLYHGATAILYLSAAVLQANATIRSELSPNSPLYYQLNSAASFFAFITTFLYILHAFSIYYQ